Proteins from a genomic interval of Oxyura jamaicensis isolate SHBP4307 breed ruddy duck chromosome 10, BPBGC_Ojam_1.0, whole genome shotgun sequence:
- the POLG gene encoding DNA polymerase subunit gamma-1 translates to MRRVLRRGSVLHRSGPRRRASSSFASHPLPESTAEDAEKSQRRVNPLNIQMLSRSLHEQIFRGAQACYSEAAVRRSVEHLQRHDLWGKETSALPDVELRLPRMYGDNIDEHFRLLAQKQSLPYLEAAEELLRCRLPPAPPSWAWQLGWTRYGPDGRPEPVDFPQDRAVVLDVEVCLADGHCPTLAVAVSPHAWYSWCSRRLLEQRYSWSSRLTLADLIPLESAAGAGCAGRQDWPERVVVGHNVAFDRAFIKEQYLIQGSRVRFLDTMSMHMAISGLTGFQRSLWMAAKHGKRKGLQQVKQHIKKTRSKAEGPAVTAWDWVHVSSINNLADVHALYVGGEPLEKEARELFVKGTMADIRDHFQDLMSYCARDVQATHEVFQEQLPLFMERCPHPVTFAGMLEMGVSYLPVNGNWQRYLDDAQGTYEELQKEMKKSLMNLANDACQLLHGDRYKEDPWLWDLEWDTQEFKQKKPPRKKKNQKVNEGEASGAGVVQEWQEDPGPPSEDEELKAAPEGSALLQRLKDTVTLQPKKLQHLPGHPRWYRKLCPRLEEEGWVPGPSLISLQMRVTPKLMRLAWDGFPLHYSEKHGWGYLVPGRQDNLPAAPPEEGGPLCPHRAIEQLCRQHRLEKDREQPPEEASVEDELLVMDGSSMWQKVEELSQLEGDVGRADQSLAQEEGDEQCELVEADSRPSYHHGNGPYNDVDVPGCWFFKLPHKDGNANNVGSPFAKDFLPRMEDGTLRAAVGRTHGTRALEINKMISFWRNAHKRISSQMVVWLKKGELPRAVTRHPDYNEEDDYGAILPQVVTAGTITRRAVEPTWLTASNARADRVGSELKAMVQVPPGYSLVGADVDSQELWIAAILGEAHFAGMHGCTAFGWMTLQGKKSNGTDLHSKTAATVGISREHAKVFNYGRIYGAGQPFAERLLMQFNHRLTQEQAREKAQQMYAVTKGIRRFHLSEEGEWLVKELDLAVDRAEDGSVSARDVHRLQREAVRKSRRKKWDVVGHRVWAGGTESEMFNKLESIALSSSPQTPVLGCHISRALEPAVAKGEFLTSRVNWVVQSSAVDYLHLMLVSMKWLFEEFDINGRFCISIHDEVRYLVQEQDRYRAALALQITNLLTRCMFAYKLGLQDLPQSVAFFSAVDVDRCLRKEVTMNCVTPSNPTGMEKKYGIPQGEALDIYQLLEITKGSLEKK, encoded by the exons ATGCGGCGTGTGCTCCGGCGAGGCTCGGTGTTGCACCGCAGCGGCCCCCGGCGCCGCGCCTCCAGCTCCTTCGCCAGCCACCCGCTGCCAGAGAGCACAGCTGAGGATGCGGAGAAAAGCCAGCGGCGCGTGAACCCGCTCAACATCCAGATGCTGTCCCGCAGCCTGCACGAGCAGATCTTCCGCGGGGCCCAGGCGTGCTACTCGGAGGCGGCCGTGCGGCGCAGCGTGGAGCACCTCCAGCGCCACGACCTGTGGGGCAAGGAGACCTCGGCGCTGCCCGACGTGGAGCTGCGCCTGCCCCGCATGTACGGGGACAACATCGACGAGCATTTCCGCCTGCTGGCCCAGAAGCAGAGCCTGCCCTACCTGGAGGCTGCCGAGGAGCTGCTGCGCTGCCGGctgccccccgcgccccccagcTGGGCCTGGCAGCTCGGCTGGACCCGCTACGGCCCCGACGGCCGGCCGGAGCCCGTCGACTTCCCCCAGGATCGGGCGGTGGTGCTGGACGTGGAGGTGTGCCTGGCCGACGGGCACTGCCCCACGCTGGCGGTCGCGGTCTCGCCGCACGCCTG GTACTCGtggtgcagcaggaggctgctggagcagcgCTACTCCTGGTCCAGCCGCCTGACCCTGGCGGACCTCATCCCGCTGGAGAGCGCCGCGGGCGCCGGCTGTGCGGGGCGGCAGGACTGGCCGGAGCGCGTGGTGGTGGGGCACAACGTGGCCTTCGATCGGGCGTTCATCAAGGAGCAGTACCTCATCCAG GGCTCCCGGGTGCGTTTCCTGGACACCATGAGCATGCACATGGCCATCTCGGGGCTGACGGGCTTCCAGCGCAGCCTCTGGATGGCTGCGAAGCACGGCAAGaggaaggggctgcagcaggtcaAGCAGCACATCAAGAAGACGCGCAGCAAAGCCGAGGGGCCGGCG GTCACGGCGTGGGACTGGGTGCACGTCAGCAGCATCAACAACCTGGCGGACGTGCACGCGCTCTACGTGGGCGGGGAGCCCCTGGAGAAGGAGGCGCGGGAGCTGTTTGTGAAGGGGACCATGGCCGACATCAGGGATCACTTCCAG GACCTGATGTCGTACTGCGCCCGCGATGTCCAGGCCACCCACGAGGTGTTCCAGGAGCAGCTGCCGCTCTTCATGGAGAG GTGCCCCCACCCCGTGACGTTCGCAGGGATGCTGGAGATGGGGGTGTCCTACCTGCCGGTCAACGGCAACTGGCAGAGGTACCTGGACGATGCCCAGGGCACCTAcgaggagctgcagaaggagatgaagaaatCCCTGATGAACCTGGCCAACGACgcctgccagctgctgcacgGGGACAG GTACAAGGAGGACCCCTGGCTCTGGGACCTGGAGTGGGACACGCAGGAGTTCAAGCAGAAGAAGCCCCCgaggaagaagaagaatcaGAAGGTGAATGAAGGCGAAGCCTCCGGAGCAGGAGTGGTGCAGGAGTGGCAGGAAG ACCCCGGCCCCCCCAGTGAGGACGAGGAGCTGAAAGCAGCCCCCGAGGGCAGCGCTCTCCTGCAGCGCCTGAAGGACACGGTCACGCTGCAGCCCAAGAAGCTGCAGCATCTCCCCGGCCACCCGAG GTGGTACCGCAAGCTGTGCCCGCgcctggaggaggagggctgggtgcCGGGGCCCAGCCTCATCAGCCTGCAGATGCGGGTGACCCCCAAGCTGATGCGCCTGGCCTGGGACGGGTTCCCCCTGCACTACTCGGAGAAACACGGCTGGGGCTACCTGGTGCCGGGGCGGCAGGACaacctgcccgcagcccccccggagGAGGGGGGGCCCTTGTGCCCCCACAG GGCGATCGAGCAGCTGTGCCGGCAGCACCGGCTGGAGAAGGACCGGGAGCAGCCCCCGGAGGAGGCGAGCGTGGAGGACGAGCTGCTGGTGATGGATGGCAGCAGCATGTGGCAGAAG GTGGAGGAGCTGAGCCAGCTGGAGGGGGACGTGGGCAGGGCGGACCAGAGCTTGGCGCAG GAGGAAGGGGACGAGCAGTGCGAGCTGGTGGAGGCGGACAGCCGGCCCTCGTACCACCACGGCAATGGGCCCTACAACGACGTCGACGTCCCCGGGTGCTGGTTCTTCAAGCTGCCCCACAAG GACGGGAACGCCAACAACGTCGGGAGCCCCTTTGCCAAGGATTTCCTGCCCCGCATGGAGGACGGCACCCTGCGGGCTGCCGTGGGACGCACCCACGGGACGAGAGCCCTGGAGATCAACAAAATGATCTCCTTCTGGAGGAACGCTCACAAGCGGATCAG CTCGCAGATGGTGGTGTGGCTGAAGAAAGGGGAGCTGCCTCGCGCCGTCACCAG GCACCCGGACTACAACGAGGAGGACGACTACGGAGCCATCCTGCCGCAGGTGGTGACCGCGGGCACCATCACCCGGCGGGCCGTGGAGCCCACGTGGCTGACAGCCAGCAACGCCCGG GCCGACCGTGTGGGCAGCGAGCTGAAAGCCATGGTCCAGGTACCACCCGGCTACTCCCTGGTGGGCGCGGACGTGGACTCCCAGGAGCTCTGGATAGCGGCGATCCTGGGCGAGGCGCACTTCGCCGGCATGCACG GGTGCACGGCCTTCGGCTGGATGACCCTGCAGGGGAAGAAGAGCAACGGGACGGACCTGCACAGCAAGACGGCCGCCACGGTGGGCATCAGCCGGGAGCACGCCAAAGTCTTCAACTACGGGCGCATCTACGGGGCCGGGCAGCCCTTCGCCGAGCGCCTGCTGATGCAGTTCAACCACCGGCTGACGCAGGAGCAGGCGCGTGAGAAAGCCCAGCAGATGTACGCGGTCACCAAGGGCATCCGCAG GTTTCATCTGAGCGAGGAGGGCGAGTGGCTGGTGAAGGAGCTGGACCTGGCCGTGGACAGGGCAGAAGACGGCTCGGTGTCAGCCCGGGATGTCCACCGGCTCCAGAGGGAAGCTGTGAGAAA GTCCCGAAGAAAGAAGTGGGACGTGGTGGGCCACCGGGTGTGGGCTGGAGGCACCGAATCCGAAATGTTCAACAAGCTGGAGAGCATCGCCTTGTCCTCCTCGCCGCAGACCCCGGTGCTGGGCTGCCACATCAGCAGGGCGCTGGAGCCCGCCGTGGCCAAGGGCGAG TTTCTGACCAGCAGAGTGAACTGGGTGGTGCAGAGCTCGGCCGTCGACTACCTGCACCTCATGCTGGTCTCCATGAAGTGGCTCTTCGAGGAGTTCGACATCAACGGGCGCTTCTGCATCAGCATCCACGACGAGGTGCGCTACCTGGTCCAGGAGCAGGACCGCTACCGGGCCGCCCTGGCCCTGCAGATCACCAACCTGCTGACACG GTGCATGTTTGCCTACAAGCTGGGCCTCCAGGACCTGCCGCAGTCGGTGGCATTCTTCAGCGCTGTGGATGTTGACCGGTGCTTAAGGAAGGAGGTGACCATGAACTGCGTGACGCCATCAAACCCCACGGGGATGGAGAAGAAGTACGGCATCCCTCAAG